One genomic region from Rhizomicrobium palustre encodes:
- a CDS encoding helix-turn-helix transcriptional regulator, whose translation MEDRLLRPRDAAVMLGLSESTLAKMRLSGGGPEYLKLGRSIRYTRKSIDAWVTARARRSTSDTGNHNLAVGR comes from the coding sequence ATGGAAGACCGTCTGCTAAGGCCGCGAGATGCGGCTGTTATGCTGGGCTTAAGTGAATCGACCCTCGCAAAGATGCGGCTTTCGGGTGGTGGGCCGGAATACCTCAAATTAGGCCGCAGCATTCGCTACACCCGCAAGAGCATCGATGCTTGGGTTACGGCCCGCGCTCGGCGATCGACGTCAGACACCGGAAACCACAATTTGGCTGTGGGGCGCTGA
- a CDS encoding CoA transferase: MTPQTSFEFLNRAAGIAPLAAPRFERGEALFAPFRFATAAAAALAFGAGVAGEIWRLRGGERQAIHVDVPAAGASLAPHLTLRRNGSLVAALKDETAATGFYQSGDRRWLYLRGAQPHLSTRIFDLLNAANSREAVVESVARWNGQALEDALAFLKMPGALVRSAEEWRALAGIAPPPIQLKKIGDAPPFRPREAGQALRGLRVLDVTRYCAGAAATALLGSHGAEVLQICSPRDPLDPPMAFSGGKRLANLDLAKPGDAETLRHLVREAEIFVDSHRPGVLAGLGFSPATLAHTAPGIVVVEIAAFYGPWAPRRGFEEVVQAATGLALEAAKSGKSGLPELICHPVLSVLTGYLAAAGAKAALLKRIRAGGSWQVNVSLAATAAWVMSLGRCAAQEGLPDGIDPYLYSCETTSGWFELLGPVVRMDKTPPIKGALPDGFVSPRWASLHEEANGAEEQSAQT, from the coding sequence ATGACGCCGCAAACGTCGTTTGAGTTTCTCAACCGCGCCGCTGGGATCGCCCCGCTGGCCGCGCCGCGCTTTGAGCGCGGGGAAGCTTTGTTCGCACCCTTCCGCTTTGCCACCGCCGCCGCGGCCGCATTGGCGTTTGGAGCAGGGGTTGCGGGCGAAATTTGGCGCCTGCGCGGCGGCGAACGTCAGGCGATCCATGTGGATGTACCTGCTGCAGGCGCGTCTTTGGCACCGCATCTCACATTGCGCCGCAATGGTTCGCTGGTCGCGGCGCTGAAAGATGAGACGGCGGCGACGGGCTTCTATCAATCGGGTGATCGTCGCTGGCTTTATCTGCGCGGGGCGCAGCCGCATTTATCGACGCGCATCTTCGATCTTCTCAATGCCGCCAACAGCCGTGAGGCGGTGGTCGAGTCGGTGGCGCGATGGAATGGACAGGCGCTGGAAGACGCGCTCGCTTTTTTGAAAATGCCAGGCGCCTTGGTGCGCAGCGCCGAGGAATGGCGCGCGCTCGCAGGCATTGCTCCCCCGCCGATCCAGCTTAAGAAAATCGGCGATGCGCCGCCCTTCCGCCCACGTGAGGCTGGCCAGGCGCTTAGAGGTCTGCGTGTTCTCGACGTGACACGCTATTGCGCCGGGGCTGCCGCCACCGCGCTCTTGGGCAGCCATGGCGCCGAGGTGCTGCAGATTTGCTCGCCCCGCGATCCGCTCGATCCCCCTATGGCGTTCAGCGGCGGTAAGCGCTTGGCCAATCTGGACCTCGCCAAGCCGGGGGATGCCGAAACCCTGCGCCACCTGGTGCGCGAGGCCGAGATTTTCGTCGATTCGCACCGCCCTGGCGTCCTGGCGGGGCTGGGCTTTTCCCCGGCGACCCTGGCCCACACCGCGCCCGGCATTGTGGTGGTGGAGATCGCCGCTTTCTACGGCCCATGGGCGCCCCGGCGCGGCTTCGAGGAGGTGGTGCAGGCGGCGACCGGGCTGGCGCTGGAAGCAGCCAAAAGCGGAAAATCCGGCCTTCCAGAGCTGATTTGCCATCCCGTTCTGTCGGTCTTGACCGGCTATCTCGCCGCGGCGGGGGCGAAAGCCGCGCTCCTGAAGCGGATTCGTGCAGGCGGAAGCTGGCAGGTGAACGTCTCGCTCGCCGCCACCGCCGCCTGGGTCATGAGCCTTGGCCGCTGTGCCGCGCAGGAGGGGCTTCCGGACGGTATAGACCCATATCTTTATTCGTGCGAAACGACGTCCGGCTGGTTCGAACTCCTCGGGCCGGTGGTCCGGATGGACAAGACCCCGCCCATCAAGGGAGCGCTTCCGGACGGTTTCGTTTCACCCAGATGGGCATCCCTCCACGAGGAAGCCAATGGCGCCGAAGAACAATCCGCTCAAACTTAA
- a CDS encoding response regulator transcription factor, with protein sequence MRILVVEDDLEAQRYLVNGLKEAGHVVDEAADGDTGLTLALSRPYDCAIVDRMLPKMDGLNVVAEMREHGNVIPVLFLSALSEVDDRVKGLKAGGDDYLTKPYAFVELLARIDALMRRRAPATVKTKLSVGELELDLLTRTATRSGQAIDLQPREFRLLEYLMRHAGQVVTRTMLLESVWEYHFDPQTNVIDVHISRLRAKIDKGFEAPLLHTIRGAGYMIRGAK encoded by the coding sequence ATGCGCATTCTCGTCGTGGAAGACGATCTCGAGGCGCAGCGTTATCTCGTGAACGGGCTGAAGGAAGCCGGGCACGTGGTCGACGAAGCAGCAGACGGCGATACCGGCCTGACCCTGGCACTTTCCCGACCCTATGATTGCGCCATTGTCGACCGCATGTTGCCGAAGATGGATGGCCTCAATGTCGTTGCCGAGATGCGCGAGCATGGCAATGTCATCCCGGTCCTGTTCCTTTCGGCCCTCTCCGAGGTCGATGATCGCGTTAAAGGCTTGAAAGCTGGCGGCGATGATTACCTCACCAAGCCCTACGCTTTTGTCGAGCTGCTCGCCCGCATCGATGCCTTGATGCGCCGCCGCGCGCCCGCCACCGTCAAGACCAAGCTCAGCGTCGGCGAGCTGGAGCTTGATCTTCTCACCCGCACCGCCACCCGTTCGGGCCAGGCCATTGATCTTCAGCCGCGCGAGTTTCGCCTGCTGGAATATCTAATGCGCCATGCCGGTCAGGTGGTGACGCGCACCATGCTTCTGGAAAGCGTTTGGGAATATCACTTCGATCCCCAAACCAATGTCATCGATGTTCATATCTCCCGTCTCAGAGCCAAGATCGACAAGGGCTTCGAGGCTCCGCTGCTGCATACCATCCGTGGTGCGGGATATATGATCCGTGGTGCGAAATAA
- a CDS encoding DNA primase family protein, with the protein MADFHDPYDDELEPVTLRGTKRRARNLEMLEAPTEGDDLNRICALQPMNDFGNAQRLVLRFGDSLMFVENIGWFAWDGSRWDREGGHSGALKFSFRIGQEITAEAKALRERPGRVSAERIDRLFSWSVQSGNYGRAQAMLSSASSFLSQPVDALDAHTFLIAAPNGTIELSSHCELRESRREDRITRCLGVKFSTKASCPLFKKFLARIIPDEEMRDFVQRIFGYCLTGSTREHKLFLFYGTGRNGKSTLINIIRSVMGDYAMGAPVATFLAKREGSSGGEASPDLARLPGARMVTTAEPPEGGRLDESKVKEITGGDSMTVRHLNQGFFEFTPTFKAIIATNHRPTIRGTDHGIWSRINLIPFTVQIPEDEIDRDLERKLAEEREGILQWMLTGAEDWFSGGLRPPEKAIAAVEAYRADEDPVGEFLKARIQLTGDDVDPCTGRRFEVSAKDLRMRYKTWCEEEGLDALPTKAFGSRLVARGLERRKTNGLTWYVGMMFNARA; encoded by the coding sequence ATGGCCGACTTCCACGACCCTTACGACGATGAGCTAGAACCCGTAACCCTGCGCGGCACGAAGCGACGGGCGCGTAACCTAGAGATGCTTGAAGCGCCCACCGAAGGTGATGACCTAAATCGCATTTGTGCTCTCCAGCCTATGAACGATTTCGGAAATGCACAGCGTCTCGTCCTCCGCTTTGGTGACAGCTTAATGTTTGTCGAGAATATCGGCTGGTTCGCTTGGGATGGCTCTCGCTGGGATCGGGAAGGAGGCCATTCTGGTGCGCTGAAGTTTAGCTTCCGCATTGGCCAGGAAATTACGGCGGAAGCGAAAGCCTTAAGAGAACGGCCGGGAAGGGTGTCTGCGGAGCGCATTGACCGCCTGTTCTCATGGTCAGTTCAAAGTGGAAACTACGGGCGCGCTCAAGCCATGCTTTCCTCAGCTTCATCGTTTCTATCGCAGCCCGTTGATGCTCTGGACGCGCATACCTTCCTCATCGCGGCGCCAAATGGAACGATCGAGCTATCGTCTCACTGTGAATTGCGCGAGAGCCGCCGGGAAGACCGGATTACGCGCTGCTTGGGTGTTAAGTTCAGTACAAAGGCCTCATGTCCGCTATTCAAGAAGTTTTTGGCCCGGATTATTCCCGATGAAGAGATGCGAGATTTTGTTCAGCGCATTTTCGGCTATTGCCTCACCGGTTCGACACGCGAGCACAAGCTGTTCCTATTCTACGGAACTGGACGCAATGGTAAGTCGACTTTGATAAACATCATTCGCTCTGTCATGGGCGATTATGCGATGGGTGCACCAGTTGCGACCTTTTTGGCAAAGCGCGAAGGCAGTTCGGGCGGGGAGGCGTCGCCAGACTTAGCGCGCCTTCCTGGGGCTCGCATGGTGACGACTGCTGAGCCTCCAGAGGGTGGCCGTCTTGATGAGTCCAAGGTGAAGGAAATCACGGGTGGTGATTCCATGACTGTTCGCCATCTGAACCAGGGCTTTTTCGAGTTCACGCCAACCTTCAAGGCTATTATCGCAACCAATCACCGGCCGACGATCCGCGGTACAGATCATGGAATATGGTCGCGCATCAACTTGATCCCCTTCACCGTTCAGATCCCGGAAGATGAGATCGATCGGGACCTTGAAAGAAAGCTCGCAGAGGAAAGGGAAGGTATCCTGCAATGGATGCTGACAGGCGCTGAAGATTGGTTCAGCGGTGGTCTGCGACCTCCCGAAAAGGCCATCGCTGCGGTTGAAGCATACCGAGCCGATGAAGACCCGGTTGGTGAATTTCTGAAAGCGCGGATCCAGCTGACGGGTGATGACGTTGACCCATGCACCGGGCGCCGGTTTGAGGTCTCCGCCAAAGACTTGAGGATGCGCTACAAGACGTGGTGCGAAGAGGAAGGTCTCGACGCTTTGCCCACCAAAGCCTTTGGCTCACGGCTTGTTGCTCGCGGTCTGGAGCGCCGAAAGACGAATGGCCTGACTTGGTATGTCGGCATGATGTTCAACGCCAGAGCCTGA
- a CDS encoding bifunctional [glutamine synthetase] adenylyltransferase/[glutamine synthetase]-adenylyl-L-tyrosine phosphorylase: MTIAPQILPQPFDRARAQRSFESLKQSGYEPEGEARALLESAFGNSPFLARLALREPQILKRFFAEGPRALTAECEALALGAADAVVELECMQALRQAKRQAALTIALADIGGLFSLDDVTQSLTRFADAALKGAFRFALKKAAQGTPFADRDGATLEAETGLIVLAMGKYGAFELNYSSDIDIITFYEAERFPFAKRGDQRGAAVDIVKHVVRLIADATPDGYVFRVDLRLRPDAGATQIAISADAASDYYEAMGQNWERAAMIKARVAAGDIGAGKRFLKDVIDPFVWRRNLDFAAIEDIQSIKRQIHAYHGHSEVAVAGHNIKLGRGGIREIEFFAQTQQLILGGRDPSLRTPATLAALEALRLRGHVSLAAVQDLTEAYRFLRTLEHRLQMVEDEQTHSVPKNAHDLAAIACFAGFPDAAQFGAALTARLKTVQGHYARLFEKAAPLAGEGGSLVFTGVEDDPETLETLAKMGFKNPEHISRAIRGWHHGRIRATRSPRARERLTALIPALLAALATTADPDAAFAQFDRFLSNLPSGVQLFSLLLAHEELLRLIAVIMGSAPRLATHLARQPSTLDALLDPGFFQELPSRAELTETLAASLLRAPRFEEALDAARRFAHEQIFRVGVQVIEGIATPKAAGPVFAAIAETVIDALLARTEAEMVEAHGHVKGGAFTVIAMGKLGGAEMTAASDLDLIFVYDALPGVEASDGAKPLPVSLYYTRLAQRLIAALTVPTAEGPLYEVDMQLRPTGNKGPVAVSLESFTRYHAADAWTWERMALTRARVVAGSPALGGAVREVIRHSLCRSGDRAVVKSDAAEMRRKVAAQYPGTNAFDLKYAPGGLMDIDFTAQTLQLVYAHDDPAILAQATLAALQRLKAEHILSENDAAVLTAAAELQLTLLQVLRIAVDGPLDAASASPGLKSLLARAAGVSRFENLTRVLADLQHRAHDVFIRLVGE, encoded by the coding sequence ATGACCATCGCGCCGCAAATCCTGCCGCAACCTTTTGACCGGGCCCGCGCGCAGCGCAGCTTCGAGAGCTTGAAACAATCAGGCTATGAGCCCGAAGGGGAGGCGCGCGCGCTGCTGGAATCGGCCTTTGGCAACAGCCCGTTTCTGGCGCGCTTGGCTTTGCGCGAGCCGCAGATTCTTAAGCGCTTCTTCGCGGAAGGCCCCCGCGCGCTCACCGCCGAATGCGAGGCGCTCGCGCTTGGCGCCGCCGATGCGGTGGTGGAGTTGGAATGTATGCAGGCCTTGCGCCAAGCCAAGCGACAAGCCGCGCTCACCATCGCGCTCGCCGATATCGGCGGGCTTTTTAGCCTCGATGACGTCACCCAATCGCTCACCCGTTTTGCCGATGCCGCGCTCAAGGGCGCCTTCCGCTTCGCGCTGAAGAAGGCCGCGCAAGGCACGCCCTTTGCCGATAGGGATGGTGCCACGCTGGAGGCCGAGACCGGGCTGATCGTGCTTGCCATGGGCAAGTATGGCGCCTTCGAGCTCAACTATTCCTCCGATATCGACATCATCACCTTCTACGAAGCCGAGCGCTTTCCCTTCGCCAAGCGGGGCGATCAGCGCGGCGCGGCCGTCGATATCGTCAAACATGTGGTGCGTCTGATCGCGGATGCGACGCCGGATGGCTATGTCTTCCGCGTCGATCTTCGCCTGCGTCCCGATGCGGGCGCGACCCAGATCGCCATCTCCGCCGATGCGGCGAGCGATTACTACGAGGCGATGGGCCAGAATTGGGAACGCGCCGCCATGATCAAGGCGCGGGTTGCTGCGGGCGACATCGGTGCGGGCAAGCGTTTCTTGAAAGATGTGATCGATCCTTTCGTCTGGCGCCGCAATCTCGATTTCGCGGCCATCGAGGATATCCAATCCATCAAGCGCCAGATTCACGCCTATCACGGCCATTCCGAAGTCGCGGTGGCGGGCCATAACATCAAGCTTGGCCGCGGCGGTATTCGCGAGATCGAGTTTTTTGCCCAGACCCAGCAGCTCATCTTAGGCGGCCGCGACCCGAGCCTTCGCACCCCCGCCACGCTCGCCGCTTTGGAAGCCTTGCGTCTGCGCGGCCATGTCTCGCTCGCGGCAGTGCAGGATCTGACCGAGGCCTATCGGTTCTTGCGCACCCTCGAGCATCGCTTGCAGATGGTGGAGGATGAGCAGACCCATAGCGTGCCTAAGAACGCGCATGATCTCGCTGCCATTGCCTGTTTCGCGGGGTTTCCCGACGCCGCGCAATTCGGCGCCGCGCTGACAGCGCGCCTCAAGACCGTGCAAGGCCATTACGCGCGTTTGTTCGAAAAGGCCGCGCCCTTGGCGGGGGAGGGCGGCAGTCTTGTCTTCACCGGTGTGGAGGATGATCCTGAAACCCTTGAGACCCTCGCCAAGATGGGCTTCAAGAATCCCGAGCACATCAGCCGCGCCATTCGCGGCTGGCATCATGGCCGCATCCGTGCCACCAGAAGTCCGCGCGCGCGCGAACGCCTCACCGCCCTGATCCCGGCACTGCTCGCCGCTCTTGCTACCACTGCCGATCCCGACGCGGCTTTCGCCCAGTTCGATCGCTTCCTTTCCAATCTTCCTTCCGGTGTGCAGCTTTTCTCGCTGCTGCTCGCCCATGAAGAACTCTTGCGCCTCATCGCCGTCATCATGGGCTCGGCGCCAAGGCTTGCGACGCATCTGGCGCGCCAGCCTTCCACATTGGATGCGTTGCTTGATCCCGGCTTCTTCCAGGAATTGCCAAGCCGCGCGGAACTCACCGAGACGCTGGCCGCCAGTCTCTTACGCGCCCCCCGTTTTGAAGAGGCGCTGGATGCGGCCCGCCGCTTTGCCCATGAGCAGATTTTCCGCGTCGGGGTACAGGTGATCGAAGGCATCGCCACGCCCAAAGCCGCCGGGCCGGTCTTCGCCGCCATCGCCGAAACCGTGATTGATGCGCTGCTCGCTCGCACCGAAGCGGAGATGGTGGAAGCCCATGGCCATGTGAAGGGTGGCGCCTTCACCGTGATCGCGATGGGCAAGCTCGGCGGGGCCGAAATGACGGCGGCCTCCGATCTCGATCTCATCTTTGTCTATGACGCGTTGCCCGGCGTGGAAGCCTCCGATGGTGCCAAGCCTTTGCCGGTCAGCCTCTATTACACGCGCCTGGCTCAGCGCCTGATCGCGGCGCTTACCGTGCCCACCGCCGAAGGGCCGCTTTACGAAGTCGACATGCAGCTTCGCCCCACCGGCAATAAAGGGCCGGTGGCGGTGAGTCTGGAATCCTTCACCCGCTATCACGCCGCCGATGCCTGGACATGGGAGCGCATGGCGCTGACCCGCGCTCGCGTGGTGGCCGGTTCTCCGGCACTTGGTGGCGCGGTGCGCGAGGTGATCCGCCATAGCCTCTGCCGTTCTGGTGATCGCGCGGTGGTGAAATCAGATGCTGCCGAGATGCGCCGCAAGGTGGCCGCGCAATATCCCGGCACCAATGCCTTCGATTTGAAATATGCCCCGGGCGGGCTGATGGATATCGACTTCACCGCCCAAACCTTGCAGCTCGTCTATGCCCATGACGATCCGGCCATTCTCGCCCAAGCCACGCTGGCCGCGTTGCAGCGCTTGAAGGCCGAGCACATTTTGTCGGAGAACGATGCCGCGGTGCTCACCGCCGCCGCCGAGCTGCAGCTCACCTTGCTGCAGGTGTTGCGTATCGCCGTGGATGGTCCCCTCGATGCGGCCAGCGCTAGCCCAGGGCTCAAATCCCTGCTCGCCCGCGCCGCAGGCGTCAGCCGGTTCGAGAACCTCACCCGCGTCCTTGCCGATCTGCAGCACCGCGCCCATGATGTTTTTATCCGCCTGGTGGGTGAATAG
- a CDS encoding DegQ family serine endoprotease gives MNKEQVMAYMKRNKALLAGTAAAAIILVSVGAYALLPDHNGEPVRYAVAADKSNGSAPPPRMMENGTPFSFADLVERVSPAVVSVTADVVEKQTAQGLDDMPEGFRDFFRQFGGRPQVQPQPRKGVSMGSGFIIDKSGFIVTNNHVVANASKITVKLPDGRSFDAKLIGTDAATDVALLKVTSEKALPTVEFGNDRAIRVGDWVVAVGNPFGLSNTVTAGIVSSLGRDIGSAEQPYTDFIQIDAPINRGNSGGPTFDLRGQVIGMNSMIFSPTGGSIGIGFAIPASTIKDVVAALQTHGRVARGWLGVQIQPVTPEIASSLGVKDPKGALVASVVPDSPAARAGVRPGDLVLSINGKEVADYHDLTRKVAQIPAGKTAALAIMRDGARQTVDVTIGARKDTQVAAAGPQNQAGPAAGAVTGKAMGLGLSALTPDVRRAYNVDDGVQGVLVTNVDPDSKAAEQGVQQGDVVVSVRNKAVHTPQDVEKAVAAAKSSGLKSVLLLVSSGGTARFVAVPIEKA, from the coding sequence ATGAACAAAGAGCAGGTCATGGCCTATATGAAGCGAAACAAGGCTCTCCTGGCGGGCACCGCCGCCGCGGCGATCATCCTGGTCAGCGTTGGCGCTTATGCGCTGTTGCCCGATCATAATGGCGAGCCGGTGCGCTATGCCGTCGCCGCCGATAAATCCAATGGCTCGGCCCCGCCGCCGCGCATGATGGAGAACGGCACGCCCTTCTCCTTTGCTGATCTTGTCGAACGCGTCAGCCCCGCCGTGGTGTCTGTGACCGCCGATGTGGTGGAAAAGCAGACCGCGCAGGGTCTCGACGACATGCCCGAAGGCTTCCGCGATTTCTTCCGCCAGTTCGGTGGCCGCCCGCAAGTGCAGCCTCAGCCGCGCAAAGGCGTCTCGATGGGCTCTGGCTTCATCATCGATAAGTCGGGCTTCATCGTCACCAACAACCACGTCGTCGCCAACGCGTCGAAGATCACCGTGAAGCTGCCCGATGGGCGCAGCTTCGATGCCAAGCTGATCGGCACCGATGCCGCGACCGATGTCGCGCTGCTGAAAGTGACGTCTGAAAAAGCCCTGCCGACTGTTGAATTCGGCAACGACCGCGCCATTCGCGTCGGTGATTGGGTGGTGGCGGTGGGTAATCCCTTCGGCCTCTCCAACACCGTGACCGCGGGCATTGTCTCCTCGCTCGGCCGCGATATTGGCAGCGCGGAACAGCCCTATACCGACTTCATCCAGATCGACGCGCCGATCAACCGTGGCAACTCCGGTGGCCCGACCTTTGATTTGCGCGGTCAGGTGATCGGCATGAATTCAATGATCTTCTCGCCCACCGGCGGCTCCATCGGCATTGGCTTTGCGATTCCGGCCTCGACCATCAAGGATGTGGTCGCTGCGCTGCAGACCCATGGCCGCGTTGCGCGTGGCTGGCTCGGCGTGCAGATCCAGCCCGTTACGCCGGAAATTGCCTCCTCGCTCGGCGTGAAGGATCCCAAGGGCGCACTGGTCGCCAGCGTGGTGCCGGATAGCCCGGCGGCGCGCGCCGGTGTCCGCCCCGGTGACCTTGTTCTCTCGATCAATGGCAAGGAAGTCGCCGATTATCACGATCTGACCCGCAAGGTGGCGCAGATCCCGGCCGGCAAGACCGCAGCGCTGGCGATTATGCGCGATGGTGCCCGCCAGACCGTGGATGTCACCATCGGTGCCCGCAAGGACACGCAAGTCGCCGCCGCGGGGCCGCAGAACCAAGCCGGTCCGGCTGCTGGCGCGGTTACCGGCAAGGCGATGGGGCTTGGCCTTTCCGCGCTGACCCCGGATGTACGCCGCGCATACAATGTCGATGACGGCGTGCAGGGCGTCCTGGTCACCAATGTCGATCCTGACTCCAAAGCCGCCGAGCAAGGCGTGCAGCAGGGCGATGTGGTGGTTTCGGTCCGCAACAAGGCCGTGCATACGCCGCAGGATGTCGAGAAAGCCGTTGCGGCGGCAAAGTCTTCGGGCCTGAAGTCGGTTCTCTTGCTGGTTTCCTCGGGCGGTACCGCGCGCTTTGTGGCCGTGCCGATCGAGAAGGCCTGA
- a CDS encoding ATP-binding protein, whose translation MVRNNAFWHWAKRLLHTQAFRMLLVFVFFYAVSATALVAFTWWNAQRALDAQTDDTIEAEVGGLRETYQRLGVIGLSDVITSRVAQHGSGIYYLRSSNGAVLAGNLLELPDAARSDGRFFEFDYQRSQQDETVTRTARGEAFTVPGGFILLVARDISDQKLSRKKFLTSIPWSVGLMLLFGIGGGILMSRNFLRRLDVITRTSSEIVAGDFSRRVPITEAHDEMDSLAENLNTMLERTERLMKGMREVVDSVAHDLRTPLNRLRLRLEEMQRKLDPESPQHEDIENALAETDRLIGTFNALLLIAQADSGIIRDSMGPVDLSVIVADVADLYLPLAEEKEITLEVLPSGVLTVEGNRSLVSQALANLIDNAIKYSGPGDRITVSVSETPLSIDMTVADTGPGIPEDERARVLERFVRLEKSRNSPGTGLGLSLVSAVARMHDASLILADTTPGATPPGLKAVLSFPRALGRKPNMVERAF comes from the coding sequence GTGGTGCGAAATAACGCTTTCTGGCATTGGGCAAAGCGGCTCCTGCATACGCAGGCCTTCCGCATGCTCCTGGTGTTTGTCTTCTTCTACGCGGTATCGGCGACAGCGCTCGTCGCCTTTACCTGGTGGAACGCCCAGCGCGCCCTTGATGCCCAAACCGATGACACCATCGAGGCCGAGGTCGGCGGTTTGCGCGAGACCTATCAGCGCCTCGGTGTGATCGGTCTTTCCGATGTCATCACCAGCCGCGTCGCGCAGCATGGCTCGGGCATCTATTACCTGCGCAGCTCCAATGGTGCGGTGCTGGCCGGCAATCTTCTGGAGCTGCCGGATGCGGCGCGCTCCGATGGCCGCTTCTTCGAATTCGATTACCAGCGCAGCCAGCAAGACGAGACCGTCACCCGCACCGCGCGCGGCGAGGCTTTCACCGTGCCCGGTGGATTCATTTTGCTGGTGGCGCGCGACATCTCCGACCAGAAGCTCAGCCGTAAGAAATTCCTCACCTCCATTCCCTGGTCGGTGGGGCTGATGCTGCTCTTTGGCATCGGCGGCGGCATCTTGATGAGCCGCAATTTCCTGCGCCGCCTCGATGTCATCACACGCACCTCCTCGGAAATCGTGGCTGGGGATTTCTCCCGCCGCGTACCGATCACCGAAGCGCATGATGAGATGGATTCGCTCGCTGAAAACCTCAACACCATGCTGGAGCGGACCGAGCGTCTGATGAAAGGCATGCGCGAGGTGGTGGATTCGGTGGCGCATGATCTGCGCACACCCTTGAACCGCTTGCGCCTGCGCCTGGAAGAAATGCAGCGCAAGCTCGATCCCGAATCCCCGCAGCATGAGGATATCGAGAACGCGCTTGCCGAAACCGACCGGCTGATTGGCACCTTCAACGCGCTGCTTCTCATCGCCCAGGCCGATAGCGGCATCATCCGCGATTCCATGGGGCCGGTGGATCTTTCGGTCATCGTCGCCGATGTCGCTGATCTCTATTTGCCGCTGGCCGAGGAAAAGGAAATCACACTGGAAGTGCTGCCTTCCGGCGTGCTGACGGTGGAAGGCAATCGCAGCCTTGTTTCTCAGGCGCTCGCCAATCTGATCGACAACGCCATCAAATATTCCGGCCCCGGCGATCGCATCACGGTCTCGGTCAGCGAGACGCCGCTCAGCATCGATATGACCGTCGCCGATACCGGTCCCGGCATCCCTGAGGACGAACGCGCCCGCGTGCTCGAACGTTTTGTGCGCCTGGAGAAGAGCCGCAACTCCCCCGGTACCGGGCTTGGCCTCAGCCTTGTCTCCGCTGTGGCGCGCATGCATGACGCGAGCCTGATCCTTGCCGATACGACCCCCGGCGCCACCCCGCCCGGTCTCAAAGCGGTGCTCTCCTTCCCGCGTGCGCTGGGACGCAAACCTAATATGGTCGAGCGGGCGTTTTAG